In Drechmeria coniospora strain ARSEF 6962 chromosome 03, whole genome shotgun sequence, the DNA window GTAACGTGGTCTGATAGCAGCATGAATGGCCACAGAGCCTGGTGACCTTCTAATTTCCCCTCGGAAATGAGGCTTCAAGATGCGCGGTTCTCGGAGAATGGGGTCGTATAATGTTCATTGGCAGTGGGTTCTGATGATACGCGTGCGGTAGACAGATGGTTGAAGCCTTCTCGACATGCCTGCTCAATGAAGCCTCGAGGAGCTAACAGCCAGATCCTGTTCATGAATCCAGCAAAAAGCAGTCATATTCATGTCTCTCCGCATGTCGTGCAACTAGCCCACATGGTTCGAGAGGGATGGTTGGCCCCTGGCCAAGGCAAAATATATATTCTCCATGCTCGTTGGTTGCATGTATAGGGTAGGCAGTCTTATCCGCAATAGTGTCTGAACAGGAGGCGAAGGGGCACAGAAGGAGACCAGGACTTTACTACATTCAGGTTCTGCCAGCTAAACGAGGAACTCGAAATTCAGGACATGAGATGTTCCATCAGCGAAACGAAACCGCCAACGGCGCTCAAGCCTGGAATGCGGGACCATGACTTGAGGCCGGCTACTGCGTAGTTGGGTCGCAATTATGTCCACATTTtgactactattattacctgcCCTTCTAAGTCTTGTGAACACCTGCATGCTCGGCGCTAGATTAGCGTCCCGAAATGCTGGATCGCTCGTGGATTGGTCAGGCTGACTGGATCCATTCGACAACAAGGATGTTTTTCTTTGCTCAGCAGTGTATTATAAGTAAGTAGATAAGTAGTAACACTCTCTTGGTAGGCTGCAATAGTTTTTGGTGGAAGATCGTACTAGATTTGTGATGGAAGAAAAAGGAATCTGAAAACTGTAAACAATGTTTTAGCTCCCGTACAACGACAGCAGGCATCATGAAAGAAGAGGAGAGGGTGGCAGCGGAGCCAAGCTTGCGTATTCCTCCCTCGGAAGAGTGAGAGCTTACGCCCGCACCTAGCCGTTGCCACTTCGTCCTTCACGAAGGAACCAACGACCTGCTGATTGAGAGTCGGCGAGCCTCGGATCCTGGGCATCGTCATTCGTATGCTTGTTCTCCTACCCTGCCTTCACCACTACCACGACGCCTGTTCATCCCTGCAACCTGACGTGGGGCTGCCCATTGGTGCCTCTCCTCTTCCCCTACATGGTATCCTTCGAAGCTTCTCGCGTCATTCGGTTGTCTGTAGATTCACGAGAAGTGCGAGATCAATAATGGCGACAAGCAGCGAACCCCCTGTCTAGAGCGGTACACCAGGCTGTAACCTACCTAGATGAGTGTCCATAGGACAAAATAATTGGGTGTAGCGTCACCATTGACCGGGTATATGAGACCTCGAACCAGCCAGCTGGGTTTGAAGGTGGCTGACCAGAAGTCACCAAGCAAAGGAAACGGACAAGTTCAGGGGAACCATCGTCCATCTGTTCCGCCTTTGCTCCAGTCTATCCTGGTCAAGCCAAGGGTGGCATGGTGCTTATGACTTGCAGCATCGCAAGTACTCAACGAATAGCCATGTAGGTTTATGGCACGAAAGGGGTGTTGTTGGTCTGCATCGTCATCGCTGGCGGTCAAATtagctgctgccgccgtagCCGGAATCGAGCAAGCCTTCCACCGTCAGCTGTACCTACCCTTTCCGTGTTCTTTTTGCAACTTTTTCGCAAGTGAAAATTGCCGGGGTTCGACAGGGAGAGCGGCAGTGGGAACATGGGACAAGATCACAGCTGACGGCCTCTGCGCCACTGGACGGCAGAAAGACGAATCGGCTGCAGGACTGAAACGGTTTGTCGAGTCACGAGGGCATGACGACACCGTTAACGAGCCAGACGAAGGCGTTATTGCCTCATTGACTCCGAGCTGTGTTCCAATGGACGACAAGCTCTCTTCACCGCCTCTTTTGGAGGTGTCGCCTGCTTACACGTCTTCCATCCACGAGCATGTACCCGTACATTTTGCAGTGCTTGATAATGAAAACTTGCCAGCCGGATATCCCGGCCGGTCCAGGCGCCGAATCGATATTAGCTGTAGTTTCGCTTCCTTGGGACTGGCCCAGGTTCGATACCCAACCAACGGAGGGAACGGACTGGGCCTATGAACTGCTCACCGCCCCGTTTAGCTGATCGAATTCCAAGTGCATCTGCTCGCGTGGTCAGCGAAATAATCTCCAATGCCGCCATCATGAGCGTATGTGGTATCACAACGGCGTTTTGGTTGTGTTAAATAGTGACGGGGTCGTGGGGATGACAAAATGGCGAGAAAACAAGAGTAGCCAATATTTGGGAGAGAAGAGAGAACTTGTTCACGGTCACACACAAATCGCACAGGTGTGAACGCACACGGGTGTGTCTGTATTCAGTCCAGGATCGATACCGTAGGATACACCTGCTTTGCGTGAATGCGCATCTGACGACCAATCGACGTAGCGGAGTGGTGACACTGGAGAAGGCAAACGACGACAAGCAGACGAAGGCTGCCAGTCTACCACGACCACTGTGTGCAAGTATTCGGACGATAGGCGTTGGGTCCTGTTGTCGTTTGCCACGTCCTTAATCAGCGTTTGTGGCGTCGCTCCGGATTGCGTCGGCTTTCGAGGTGCTCGCGAGTCGTTCGTCGTCAAATTTGCGACTCCGTATCCGTAGTTTCGTCCAAATGGTGTCACACCTGTTGTATGTTGGGTCAGATCATTCGCCCCGTGGCATCGTTCCCTCTCGTATCCTGAGCCTTTTCTCGCGCCGTTAGCCGAACAAGGCTGTTCGTTTGCTCCTGCTATAGATTGGACCGGGTCTCCAGGGCGGCTGTGGTCATCAAACGGCACCTAATGATCTGCACATGGTAATCGACCGGGGTTGGGCCAGATGCGAGGCATTCGGCAGATTGCCTTTGGCTGCGACAAGAAATTTGCTCGACCTGATGTAGTTCGTTTGCTTGAACAAGGGAAATAGCTGCAGGGCCAGGGTGCCGCTGAGAGGCATGGCCGCCCTGGCCTTCACCGACTGCAACCACTCTATGTTGCATGCTGCCGAGCCATGGGCTGTGCCCTATCCGTCTTCAGGTGGGTGTCGATTGACACCTTGCTGGTGGCAGATGAAATGAAAGTGAACAGTCAGTGCGCAGAGGTCACACGGCAACGCCAGGTTTGCTCTGATCCGTCCGTCACAAACAGCTTTTCTGGCGTCCCTCGAGTGTTGGCCTGGGCCTCTGTTTCCGATACTTCTTCCGGTGCCTCGCAAGCGCAATCGCACACGAGTCGTGACACCCTGGATGGTCCGTCGTCACAAGACCGTCGCTTCTCACTCCTCCCTCGGAGGGAAAATGAGACAACAAGTCGTATTCCATGGCGAGGAAAGACCCTGCTCTTGAAttctgccccccccccccccctccgacGGTGACACCGTGATATCATTTTgtttcctcgtcgtctttgttgtctcgtcgacggggcTCTTCGCGACGGCTGACTTACACGCGGTCAGCAGCGTTGTAACTCGTTCGCACCCTATTGCTTTGCGTTCCCACTTATCCGTATGCTGCCATGTTGCGACCCAACAGACGAGGCACTGGTGAGCCCTGGCGCACAACACGCCTCCAGTGCCACCCATCCTCGTCTTTTTTCCTACATCTTCGGATGTCGTGATGGCCTGGTGATTCCGGTGCCCAGACTCCACCCCTTTTCGAGGTTTGGTTGCCTTGCGCACTTCTCTCGTGGCGTCTTGGAATGATCTTCCTCCCCAAGATCCCCACAACACACCGCAGGCGGCAATAGCACGCAGGGGTGGGAAGACACGCGAGAGGAGGATCCCCTTTTTCGGGATGAGACATGACCGTGATTGACACGTCAGTATTACCTCCAAGCTCCCTGACACCATAAAGGGTTCGTCGTGTGCTCCGGCTGCTGGCTTTGTTCCGGCTGCCGGGTCGAGGATCGGCCAACTGCAGCGGCCGCGGAAACCCACAAGCCTCCAAGCAGCCTTTCCATTCTCTCCTCACCGGCACTCAGTGGGACGTGCCTCAGGCTGCCTTGTCGGGCGTAAATTTTTCCCTATAATTTTGATTTGATTGCGCCTCCGAAATTGGAACCTgttggcgagggcgtcgaggaggacgatcCTCGAAAAAGTATAAGAAATCCCCCGAGCACGCCCACCTCTATCTGCCCTTAGTCTTTCTGCGCTGTCTCCGATGAGAAGGTAGTGGCCTTTTCGCAAGATCCTCGCCGAAGAAGCGGAATGATTCTGTTGTCGGCGCTTCATTAGAACGTGTTTGCCTATCGCCACTTGTCATCATCGACCTGGACCATCATCGAGCAATTCCCATTGCACCTTCCTCAACTACTCCAACACCTCCTGCCTGCACTATCACGTTCTCGTCGCTCCCTCAAACAGCGCACAGTCGCTCCTGCAGCTTCTGTTCCTTCCAAAACAGAACACAGAGGTACAAAAGTACAAGAGGTAAAGGGAAGGAACTACCATGACTTCATACCTCATCATCGGCGCAGGCAACTTCGGTGCCGCCACAGCACTGACTCTGGCCCGACGAGGCGAAGCTTCCAGCATCACCATAGTCGACACGGTCGATTTCCCCAATCCTCGTTCCGCTTCTCATGACATCAACAAGATTGTGCGTGATGATTATCCTGACAagttgtacatgcgcatgctcgtcgatgccatgCCAAAGTGGCGCAACGACAAGCTATACAACACCTACTACCATGAGGTCGGCATGCTGCGAGCGGACACATCAAACTTTGGCCAGGCGAGCATAGCCGCTTACAGGGACTTTGGCGTTGCCAACAAGTCCGAGTTCCTCCCGGTGGATGAGGTGCGCAAGCGCTGGAACGGCGCCTTTGCGACGGCCAACTTCGACGGGCTCGACACCGTCCTCTACAACCCAACCGTCGGCtttgccgaggccgacaaggcaCTTTCAGCCGTCATCCGAGAGGCTGTCGATCAAGGTGTCGAATATCGTATTGGCGTCATGAAGACGCTTACATTTGGCTCGTCTGGGGAGTGTACCGGAATCGTTCTTGAGAACGGCGATGTGCTGCGAGCCGACAaggtcctcctcgccacggGGGCCCGGACAGCGGCCCTCTTGGCGCAGAGCGCGCCAGAAAACCAAGACTTGCATGCCGGTGACAGGGTCCTTGCCACAGGAGCTCTGAGCTTTTATGCGAAGCTCGTCGGAGAACAACGGAACAAGTTTGCACCAATCCCAGTCCTCAAGAACTGTCTCCCCAACGTGAAAGGTGCGCCCCCCCATGCCTCTCTGCATGGACATGTCAATTGTTCCAGTCAGTCGTTGACCAATCCTTGCGATTTCAGGTGAGGGCATGTCGATTCTCAAGGATGGAACCATCAAGTTTAACTGCGACATGTGCTTCACCAACTATGTCACCTTCCCCCCCACAGGCGAAAGGATGTCCGTGGCGCCAGAAGGAAACGTGTTCAGCAGCTGGACGGGCCCCAAGTTTTTCCAATTTCTACAGACGCGCGCACGACAGACTATGGACGCTCTGTACGGCAATGAAGTCGAGGACATTGCCATTGAAGCCTATCGGTTGTGCTGGTACGTTGGCGAGCATGGATTCATTCATATCCAGCCTCCACACCCCAACCTCCTGAAGCCTATATGCACAAAGCCGAGTTGTGTTGTAGGGATTAAAGAAAAGACGCTTCGTTGCTGACCTTGGATGTCGGCAGGGACGCCTCAACTCCCACGCACGATTTCCTCATCACGCCGCACCCGCACTCCCAAGGTCTCTACGTGGCCACGGGCGGTTCGTTTCACGGCTGGAAATTCCTACCGGTGATTGGTGACTACATAGTCGACATGATGCAGGGCCGCCTAGACTCGGCTTACACTCAGCGTTGGGCATGGGACAAGAAAAGCGAGGGCTGTCATTCTGCCAACCCGACGTACCAAATTGTTGGAGACTTGCAGGATTGGATCTCTTGAGCCGCCCCCTGGAATCAACGGCCACCGAGGTGGCTGCCGGAGCAGCGTCATTTACATTACATGACTTTATGACAACAAATCGAGAAAGAAGAAATCTCCAGTAAATTTCGCGTTTGAACAAACCTCTTCCGCGAGGTCATCCCCAAAGTGCCGAACTCTAGCCTACTCCGTGCCCTCCTGCCCGGGATATCCCGTTGCCTCTGCACAAATCTTGGTGTCACACAGTCTTCCTTTCATACAACGTCTTTCGTATGCCGTGTTCTCCAAGGCCCCTTTTTCAATTGGAAACTTCAGCATCAAGCACAAGGTCCGCACGTGGTGGCGTAGTTATATACGCAAGCAACTCATATATTGTGGATGCATTCAACGTCCCACGTATCTGGAACAAATGTGACGCACGCAAGATTTTGCGATCGATGAATTCTAGTAGACTTCCAAAACGTAACGACCCTCGTCTTTGAGCTTCTCAATTGCTTTCTTGGAGTCGACTTTCCGGCCATTGGCCTTGGCTTcctcggcgatggcctcgcgCAACACCTCGGTCACGTCCGGCACGGGCCAGGTCGGACCGCACAGGTAGAAGCTGCCTTCCTCTTCGACGTAGGCCTTGACAATTTCGTCGAGGGTTTGACGCATCCGATCCTGTATGTAAATCTTCTGCGGCTGGTCGCGCGAGAaggcgctgccgacgagcgtcacgacgccggcggcgagataGGCCTCCCACTCCTCACCGTAGAGGTACTCCTCACGCTGGTGCCGTGAGCCAAGGTACAGAAGAATGGATCCAATCTCCTTGCCCTGAGCCTTCTGCATGGCGCGGTACTGCACGAAAGCGCGGAACGGCGCGAGCCCcgtgccgaggccggccatgATGAGCGGCGCCGTGTCCCTCGCCGGAAGCTTCATGACCGACGGCTTGAcggagacggtgacggcAGCCCCTGGCTGCAGCCGAGACAGGTAGCGTGTTGCCTGACCGTAGCGGGCGCGCCCCTTGGAGTCGACCCAGTTGACGACGACAATCATGAGGGCCACCGATGTGGGCGTGACGGCCTGCGCCGACGCGATCGAGTACTCGCGCCGCTTGAGGGGGCTCACAATCTTGATGAGCTCGTGGATGTCGGGTCTCGCGGATGGGAACTCGTCCAAGACGTCGACGTAGGTTGCCATGTCGACCTCGGTGAGCCTTTTCAGATCCGCGGCACCCACGGCGCTGCCTAGGGCCACGAGCTTCTTCCTCTCCGTCGGGTCGGTGGCGTGCTCGGCCAAGGCTTCGTAAAACTTCTTTGGCGGCTTGCCAAGTATGTCGACGTTTTGGACCAGGGCCTGGTAAACGGTTcgcacctcgacggcgttgacgtCGTCGCGCGCGGGTACCTGgatgaggtcgtcggcgttaAGCCCGTACGACTTGACAAAGTCGTCGATCTGAtcctcgtcgttgtcggCATGAATTCCTAGGGCCTCGCCGATCTTGTACGTGAGGCCGGAATCGCCGAGGTCAAACTCTATGTGGAAGATGTGGCGGTCGTAATCCTCAGGCGTCAGCCGACGGTTCTCCTTGACGCggatcgtcgccgtcttcaccGTGAGGTCGGGACGCAGGCCGGTTCGCATCCCGTACGCCTCCTTGAATACGACGCCCTTGGCGGCCGCGTGCGAATCTCGCTTGTCCGAGGCCacctcgccctcttccttTTGGAAGGCGACGAAGCTGTTCGGCTGTAGTGACGTGGGCAGCTGGGGCACATCGTGATCGAGTGCAGCTTCAGCCCACTCTGCGGGCACCTCGAGCTTGCTCAGGCactggccgacggcaccgacacACTCGTCCAGAGGAGGTAGGTCACcttcgacgaggaagagctTGCCAAAGTCCTCGACCGTCAGCTGCGGGCGAGCAAGGTGGAGAAAGGACAACTCCAGCAGAAGCTTCGTTGACCGGGGGTCCTTGTCAAAGGCTGGCGAGAGACCAGGGTCCAAGGCAAACAAGGCGATGTCCTTCTTCCGAAGGCTCTTTCGGAATGCCGCGGGAAGCCTCGCGTCCGCATCGGCGGGCTTGAAGTTTGGCAACTTCAGGATCACCTTACCGCCATCAACGACGCTGTTCAAAGCATCGACCTCGGTGAGAAGCTTCTCATCGCCAATGACCGCGACGTTGGCCTCGACAACATCGTACGGGGCCTCGAGCGACATCCTGGACGCTCGCACGTCGGTTCGCACAACACCGCCTAGAGTGAGATTGTCAAAGGTGGTGTG includes these proteins:
- a CDS encoding sarcosine oxidase, translated to MTSYLIIGAGNFGAATALTLARRGEASSITIVDTVDFPNPRSASHDINKIVRDDYPDKLYMRMLVDAMPKWRNDKLYNTYYHEVGMLRADTSNFGQASIAAYRDFGVANKSEFLPVDEVRKRWNGAFATANFDGLDTVLYNPTVGFAEADKALSAVIREAVDQGVEYRIGVMKTLTFGSSGECTGIVLENGDVLRADKVLLATGARTAALLAQSAPENQDLHAGDRVLATGALSFYAKLVGEQRNKFAPIPVLKNCLPNVKGEGMSILKDGTIKFNCDMCFTNYVTFPPTGERMSVAPEGNVFSSWTGPKFFQFLQTRARQTMDALYGNEVEDIAIEAYRLCWDASTPTHDFLITPHPHSQGLYVATGGSFHGWKFLPVIGDYIVDMMQGRLDSAYTQRWAWDKKSEGCHSANPTYQIVGDLQDWIS
- a CDS encoding sulfite reductase, yielding MAPQATTSSDYKPEADGSKFHHLSSTLPFGQPVPLASIAGPAYVTAQLLVQQIAYKLSDKIYSYSPETFDLDIAASQWAAEGEKNVHGYVPSVLPLQARTGAGALALGYIFSPDFDVSKRHIPQTLLAPSGCLQQLRGTLDQLSLLYALSSPFVAHVAAVDYSAKDGLVTNYDAALRVADDLGLGLVTSLSAYEAQHMSLFSTLLATVVPTLHLYDGLRVGRETLRVVDALSESAVADLYATLSAEAGKLNRRLDPAGKLMQLLSLFNDELGTVYEPFEYHGHESPDVVLVAFGSVETQVAKQTVNKIAASGARVGVVNVRVYRPFVDEAFLDALPASTRTIAVLGQVHAEVANDDEAARSALYGDVLSAVTFSRRFEHEPHVLDIKYSPDQNLNPQGLVDTLHRIFRNDGEPRTLPSLVDALQYTFWDVDDAATVGSPATIGRVLSKDSSANVYVHTTFDNLTLGGVVRTDVRASRMSLEAPYDVVEANVAVIGDEKLLTEVDALNSVVDGGKVILKLPNFKPADADARLPAAFRKSLRKKDIALFALDPGLSPAFDKDPRSTKLLLELSFLHLARPQLTVEDFGKLFLVEGDLPPLDECVGAVGQCLSKLEVPAEWAEAALDHDVPQLPTSLQPNSFVAFQKEEGEVASDKRDSHAAAKGVVFKEAYGMRTGLRPDLTVKTATIRVKENRRLTPEDYDRHIFHIEFDLGDSGLTYKIGEALGIHADNDEDQIDDFVKSYGLNADDLIQVPARDDVNAVEVRTVYQALVQNVDILGKPPKKFYEALAEHATDPTERKKLVALGSAVGAADLKRLTEVDMATYVDVLDEFPSARPDIHELIKIVSPLKRREYSIASAQAVTPTSVALMIVVVNWVDSKGRARYGQATRYLSRLQPGAAVTVSVKPSVMKLPARDTAPLIMAGLGTGLAPFRAFVQYRAMQKAQGKEIGSILLYLGSRHQREEYLYGEEWEAYLAAGVVTLVGSAFSRDQPQKIYIQDRMRQTLDEIVKAYVEEEGSFYLCGPTWPVPDVTEVLREAIAEEAKANGRKVDSKKAIEKLKDEGRYVLEVY